ACTGAAGACTCAAACCAAATTAGGCTGTTAGGGCAACCCCGGTTAACCTCAAAGGCACCCTACCGATTTCTACCGCAGCCTCACCCTGAAGTTATGCGATTAGAGGACGCATCTGGATGACTTCCCTCAAGGTTGAAGCAGATTACATGGAATTGGTCACTCAACATGGCCAGCAAGTGCTGGAGATCCGGCACCCCGAGTTTTTCGCGCGAATTTTCCTGCAGGGAGCCCACCTCACCGAATTCGCCCCCAGGGATAGCGACAACTGGCTCTGGCTGAGTTCGGCCGCCAACTACGCGCCGGGCGCCGCCATACGCGGCGGTATCCCGATCTGCTGGCCCTGGTTCGGCGATCCGGCAAAGAATCCGCCCGAAGTCGCCGACCGCATCGTGGACGCCAAAGCTCACGGGTTTGCCCGCACCCTGCTATGGGCTCTGGAAAGAACACAGTCCTCGGACAAATCCGCCGAAGTCACCCTGACCCTGGACGCCCGCGACCTTGGCGACAGGTTCGGCGACTGGCCCCTGACAGCCAGTATTGCCTTCGAGTTTACCGCCAAAACATGCCGTATCACGCTCTCGACACATAACGTCAGCGATCAGCCCGTCACCTATACCGAGGCCTTACATACCTATTTTCCGACGAGCGACATCCATCAAACGCAAGTGGATGGTTTTGACGGGAGTCATTACACCGATACATTGGATAATTGGCAGGATCGCACCCAATCCGGTCCCATATGCTTCGACGGCGAAGTCGACCGCATCTACCACGCAGCGGGGGATATCCGTATCAATACACCCGAAGGAACGACTCGAATCGAAAGCAACGGCAGCGCGTCGACGATCGTCTGGAACCCGGGGCCCGGCAAAGCCGCCCGCCTGCCGGATTTCCCGGACGCGGCCTGGACGTCCATGCTGTGCGTCGAAACTGCCAATACAACCTCCAACTGCATCCGTTTAATGGGCGGTGAGTCGCATATGACACAGCTGGTGTTGTCTAGAGGTTAAAGGAGCATGGTAAACGACTGCAGTTTAAAGGCTCTCTCCCCTGGCGGGAGAGAGGTTTGGAGTGTGCAAACCGGCAACATAGGTAA
The window above is part of the Marinobacter nanhaiticus D15-8W genome. Proteins encoded here:
- a CDS encoding D-hexose-6-phosphate mutarotase, which codes for MTSLKVEADYMELVTQHGQQVLEIRHPEFFARIFLQGAHLTEFAPRDSDNWLWLSSAANYAPGAAIRGGIPICWPWFGDPAKNPPEVADRIVDAKAHGFARTLLWALERTQSSDKSAEVTLTLDARDLGDRFGDWPLTASIAFEFTAKTCRITLSTHNVSDQPVTYTEALHTYFPTSDIHQTQVDGFDGSHYTDTLDNWQDRTQSGPICFDGEVDRIYHAAGDIRINTPEGTTRIESNGSASTIVWNPGPGKAARLPDFPDAAWTSMLCVETANTTSNCIRLMGGESHMTQLVLSRG